From the Bacillota bacterium genome, one window contains:
- a CDS encoding Ldh family oxidoreductase translates to MSTLTVNVERLTDFCIKMLERAGLGSEDARIASKVLVAADMRGVSSHGTVALRTYVKQIRGGGMNPKANIEIVREGPAWAIVDGNAGMGVVTAYKATKIAIEKAKKCGIGIVGVRNGMHFGAAAYYAMMMAEEDMIGLAMSNVDINMTVTGAAGRVIGNNPFAYAAPAGEEKPIVLDIAMSVAAGGKINVAREEGKSIPEGWLVDAAGNPTTDPWEFLRGGALVPFAGHKGYGLALMVEILAGVMTGAAVTKDIGCWVRDFEHPCNEGFTFIAIDVGALMPIHDYKARMDALIRQIRNSPKAEGVERIYLPGEMEHEREEKAKVHGIVLGEATLSSLKGLAMDLGLEDELIWG, encoded by the coding sequence GTGTCAACCTTAACAGTTAACGTAGAACGGCTCACGGATTTCTGTATCAAGATGCTAGAAAGGGCAGGCCTTGGTTCCGAAGATGCTCGTATTGCGTCCAAGGTCTTGGTCGCAGCAGATATGAGAGGCGTAAGTTCTCACGGGACAGTTGCCCTTCGGACCTATGTCAAGCAGATCAGAGGTGGTGGGATGAACCCCAAGGCGAATATTGAAATCGTTCGTGAGGGCCCTGCTTGGGCCATCGTAGATGGGAATGCCGGGATGGGGGTCGTAACAGCATACAAGGCTACGAAGATCGCCATAGAAAAAGCAAAGAAGTGTGGCATCGGGATCGTAGGTGTAAGAAATGGGATGCACTTCGGTGCGGCAGCATACTATGCCATGATGATGGCCGAGGAAGATATGATAGGCCTAGCGATGAGCAATGTAGATATAAATATGACCGTAACCGGTGCAGCTGGCAGGGTAATAGGGAATAACCCATTTGCCTATGCGGCTCCCGCGGGAGAGGAAAAGCCGATAGTCCTGGACATAGCTATGAGTGTAGCGGCGGGAGGCAAGATAAATGTCGCCAGGGAAGAAGGTAAGAGTATCCCTGAAGGCTGGTTAGTTGACGCAGCGGGTAATCCTACTACGGACCCCTGGGAGTTTCTCAGAGGTGGTGCACTCGTCCCGTTTGCAGGTCACAAAGGCTACGGTTTAGCCCTGATGGTAGAGATCTTAGCAGGCGTCATGACCGGTGCGGCAGTGACCAAAGATATAGGTTGTTGGGTAAGAGACTTCGAGCATCCTTGCAACGAAGGCTTCACATTTATAGCAATTGATGTAGGTGCCCTTATGCCTATCCACGATTACAAGGCCCGCATGGATGCCCTGATAAGACAGATCAGGAATTCCCCTAAAGCTGAAGGAGTGGAGAGGATATATCTACCTGGAGAGATGGAGCATGAAAGGGAGGAAAAGGCGAAGGTTCATGGAATTGTTCTAGGCGAAGCGACCCTAAGTAGTCTTAAAGGATTGGCAATGGATCTCGGATTAGAAGATGAACTCATTTGGGGTTGA
- a CDS encoding phosphoglycerate dehydrogenase, protein MRFKVIFTESYLTEEGRHYLESNNCEVGVKSLRWEPEEELIDALRDADAVIAGGEKYSERVLMAAKKLKVIARLGTGTDAIDLAAATLAGITITNTPGANSPAVAEMTLGLMLSLCRQIPQLDSSMKKGIWKQPVATELSSSTVGIVGMGCIGHEVIKRLKPFGSRIVVFDVVRDSDFAEKWGVEYVSLEHLMEISDIVSIHVPLRDDTRGLINADLLRRMKPTAYLVNTSRGPVVEREALMHALEKKLIAGAALDVHWREPCEPNDPLVIMENVIATPHVGYNTREAQARMVKAAAEDVVAVLNGRPPRFPVNVK, encoded by the coding sequence TTGCGATTCAAAGTAATATTTACCGAAAGTTATTTGACTGAAGAAGGTAGGCACTACTTGGAATCCAATAACTGCGAGGTAGGCGTCAAATCCTTGAGGTGGGAACCTGAGGAGGAATTGATCGATGCCTTGCGGGATGCGGATGCCGTTATCGCTGGAGGGGAAAAATATTCGGAACGCGTACTTATGGCGGCAAAAAAGCTTAAGGTCATAGCACGTTTGGGTACCGGGACCGATGCGATAGACTTAGCTGCTGCTACCTTAGCTGGCATAACTATTACAAATACCCCTGGAGCTAATAGTCCCGCCGTGGCCGAAATGACGTTGGGATTGATGTTGTCGCTTTGTAGACAGATTCCTCAGCTCGACTCAAGCATGAAAAAAGGGATATGGAAACAGCCGGTAGCAACCGAACTTTCTAGTAGTACGGTCGGAATAGTAGGAATGGGATGCATAGGACATGAAGTTATCAAGAGGCTGAAGCCTTTCGGTTCCAGGATTGTCGTCTTCGACGTAGTGAGGGACTCAGATTTTGCCGAGAAGTGGGGTGTAGAATATGTTTCGCTTGAACATCTCATGGAAATCTCGGATATAGTAAGTATCCATGTGCCGCTGAGAGATGACACTCGGGGACTCATAAACGCCGACTTATTGAGGCGTATGAAACCTACAGCTTATCTAGTGAATACCAGTAGAGGGCCGGTTGTTGAGAGGGAAGCTCTTATGCATGCTTTAGAGAAGAAGCTGATAGCAGGCGCCGCATTAGATGTACATTGGAGGGAACCTTGTGAACCTAATGATCCTTTAGTGATAATGGAAAATGTGATAGCTACGCCCCATGTAGGGTACAACACCAGGGAGGCCCAGGCCCGTATGGTGAAAGCTGCGGCGGAAGATGTGGTGGCGGTACTTAACGGACGACCACCCAGGTTCCCAGTGAACGTTAAGTGA
- a CDS encoding cyclase family protein gives MEGGINIFVLISFPLTEDTPTPGGRKPLHFVNDESLKNGDVANSFYYTSWNHAGTHVDAPGHMIPNGKSITDLDINYFIFDRPYIKDIPKADAKLITIEDLMASEREMAECDILLIRTGFTKYRLADPVRYRDRNPGLSLDAARYLASNRFPKLRAVGIDSISFASSAYMEEGIESHKVLFRKEGPKAVLLIEDLNLSLDLGLLKTIKRVYVVPFLVVGLDSSPCTVLAEGD, from the coding sequence ATGGAGGGAGGAATAAATATATTTGTTTTAATTTCTTTTCCCCTTACTGAAGATACGCCAACACCAGGTGGGCGAAAACCACTTCATTTTGTCAATGATGAGTCATTAAAAAATGGGGATGTGGCGAATTCATTTTACTATACATCCTGGAATCATGCGGGGACCCATGTGGACGCTCCAGGTCACATGATACCAAATGGCAAATCAATAACCGACCTTGATATTAATTATTTTATTTTTGATCGTCCATATATAAAGGACATACCAAAAGCTGATGCCAAATTAATTACCATTGAGGATTTAATGGCTTCTGAAAGAGAAATGGCAGAATGCGACATATTACTTATCCGGACCGGGTTTACAAAGTACCGACTAGCCGACCCGGTTCGTTACCGAGACCGAAACCCCGGCCTATCGCTTGATGCAGCCAGGTACTTGGCGTCAAACCGTTTCCCAAAGTTACGAGCGGTCGGTATTGACTCAATATCCTTTGCTTCTTCAGCTTACATGGAGGAAGGTATAGAGTCCCACAAGGTATTATTTCGGAAAGAGGGACCCAAAGCTGTTTTGCTTATTGAGGACTTAAACCTCAGTTTAGATTTGGGACTTTTAAAGACTATAAAAAGAGTATATGTAGTTCCCTTTTTAGTTGTTGGGCTTGATAGCTCCCCATGTACAGTCCTGGCGGAAGGCGATTAA
- a CDS encoding alcohol dehydrogenase catalytic domain-containing protein has translation MLMPEKMKAAVYSKPGLIDLVENPVPQVDERKVLIKVFQSGICGGDLKRFKGEFPPPKYTDGHEFSGVVAQVGSSVDGVQEGERVIVKAFRHCGNCRFCRCGLYQLCEQWEFLSNVCHGGYGEYALVDAGLIFPLSSNLSFEEGALVEPLAVACHALRRAAIDYPEDILIIGGGTIGLFSIAVAYALGLRPSCMVKYLHQAEVAQAFGIKKIYLLSQDEPPRNQFSVVIETTASERALNQALISVRKGGKIILVGSYSNSVPVRLDQLIDRELEIMGSLCYGQGGIYSDYEMATRLIEDHMVDFTRVITHRFSLAEINRAFQVAADKHSGAIKVHLIFNT, from the coding sequence ATGTTAATGCCTGAAAAGATGAAGGCCGCTGTTTATAGTAAGCCCGGGCTTATTGATCTGGTTGAAAACCCTGTACCGCAAGTTGATGAAAGAAAGGTTCTTATTAAGGTATTTCAAAGTGGAATTTGCGGTGGCGACCTTAAACGGTTTAAGGGGGAATTCCCTCCCCCCAAATATACTGATGGCCACGAGTTCAGTGGAGTGGTGGCGCAGGTTGGCTCCAGTGTAGATGGGGTTCAAGAGGGTGAAAGAGTAATTGTCAAAGCGTTTCGTCATTGTGGGAATTGCCGGTTTTGTCGTTGTGGGTTATATCAATTGTGTGAACAGTGGGAGTTTTTGTCTAACGTCTGCCATGGTGGATACGGAGAGTATGCCTTGGTCGATGCTGGATTAATTTTCCCCCTTTCCAGCAATCTTTCTTTTGAAGAAGGTGCACTGGTCGAACCGCTTGCCGTCGCTTGCCATGCTCTCCGTCGGGCTGCCATTGATTATCCCGAAGATATTCTTATTATCGGTGGAGGAACAATTGGCTTGTTTTCGATTGCAGTAGCTTATGCCTTGGGATTAAGACCCTCCTGTATGGTGAAGTATCTTCATCAGGCAGAAGTAGCGCAAGCGTTCGGTATAAAAAAGATCTATTTGTTAAGTCAGGACGAACCTCCTAGGAACCAATTCTCAGTGGTAATTGAGACTACTGCGTCAGAAAGGGCCTTAAATCAAGCCTTGATTTCAGTACGAAAAGGGGGGAAGATAATACTGGTTGGGAGTTACAGTAATTCCGTGCCTGTAAGGTTGGATCAGCTTATAGACAGGGAATTGGAGATTATGGGTTCTCTTTGTTACGGACAGGGTGGTATTTATTCCGACTACGAAATGGCAACCCGCCTTATTGAAGATCATATGGTAGATTTTACTAGAGTTATTACCCATCGTTTCAGTCTCGCTGAGATTAACAGGGCATTTCAAGTAGCCGCTGATAAACATTCAGGTGCCATCAAGGTACATCTTATATTTAATACATAA
- a CDS encoding SDR family oxidoreductase: MDLGLRGKNALITGGGRGIGKAIAMALAREGVNIAIASRNPEHETVQEIEGCGIKAYRLCVDVSTESQVVNMVREAIGIFGHLDFYVNNSANFWHESVTKITTENWRKTLDTNLSSCIWACREVSKHLIERRQGSILIVSSTIQFHPAYQESSYRITKVGLKAYAENLAIELAPFGIRVNVLSPGIMYTKMSSQNLDIVMNDPVLKESLLSSIPIGRLGQPDECGAAAALLLSDKVSSYTTGADIVIDGGYRLRPQTITHTTKEAIERLNL, encoded by the coding sequence ATGGATTTAGGGTTAAGAGGAAAGAATGCTTTGATAACCGGCGGCGGGCGAGGCATAGGAAAGGCAATCGCCATGGCCCTAGCCCGAGAGGGGGTAAATATTGCCATAGCGAGCCGCAACCCTGAACACGAAACCGTCCAGGAGATTGAGGGATGTGGAATAAAGGCATATCGGCTTTGTGTTGATGTTAGCACTGAGTCACAAGTTGTCAACATGGTAAGGGAGGCTATAGGAATATTCGGCCATCTCGACTTTTACGTAAATAACTCAGCTAACTTTTGGCATGAGTCCGTGACTAAAATCACTACTGAGAATTGGAGGAAGACATTAGACACAAACCTATCTTCATGTATATGGGCATGCAGAGAAGTATCTAAACATTTGATAGAGAGACGTCAAGGTAGTATCTTGATCGTTTCATCTACAATTCAGTTTCATCCGGCATACCAGGAGAGTTCTTACAGAATTACGAAGGTGGGCCTCAAAGCGTATGCTGAGAACTTGGCGATCGAATTGGCGCCATTCGGTATCAGGGTAAACGTATTATCTCCCGGCATAATGTACACAAAGATGTCCTCGCAGAACTTGGATATTGTCATGAACGACCCTGTTCTTAAAGAGTCGCTTTTGTCGAGTATTCCTATTGGACGCTTGGGTCAGCCTGACGAATGTGGGGCGGCAGCCGCCTTATTATTATCAGATAAGGTGAGTTCCTATACTACCGGGGCTGATATTGTCATTGATGGTGGCTACAGGCTGAGGCCCCAAACCATTACACATACCACAAAAGAAGCTATAGAGCGATTGAACTTATAA
- a CDS encoding iron-containing alcohol dehydrogenase — translation MGDLQEIEISSFITPREKIVFGQGALQVLGELSGDKAVVVTDHNMELLGLVDKVVGILKKGGYSVSIYKGVEPDPSLETVARLKDFVLNISPDLIVALGGGSVIDAAKAGRTWSAYPELDFDTLRAQPALPRLKNTSRLVAIPSTSGTGSEVTPYAVVTDRRKIPHRKIGMGYPEQIPDVAILDPTIPATMPPKITANTGFDAFSHALEAYTTKLATDYTDAVALYAIYLLFRYLLRAYRDGADLEARAKVHNASCLAGIALANAGAGIMHSLGHILSAQYGVPHGATLSIFMPVCMEFNIPALSHRYADVARILGIEGVTEQESVQKLIDKVRELQVALNLPQSIVAAGVPREHFLKFLETYVEHAYEDGGTHMNGREATKADLKDLFIRALG, via the coding sequence ATGGGAGATCTGCAGGAAATAGAAATTAGTTCTTTTATTACACCACGAGAAAAGATTGTATTTGGTCAGGGAGCCTTGCAGGTTCTTGGGGAACTCTCGGGAGATAAGGCTGTTGTTGTTACGGACCATAATATGGAATTACTTGGTTTAGTAGACAAGGTGGTTGGTATACTGAAAAAAGGCGGTTATTCAGTTTCGATCTATAAAGGTGTAGAGCCCGACCCAAGCCTGGAGACTGTTGCAAGGTTAAAAGATTTTGTACTAAATATTTCCCCAGATCTTATAGTCGCCCTTGGCGGGGGATCAGTAATTGATGCCGCCAAGGCTGGTAGGACCTGGAGTGCATATCCGGAACTGGATTTTGACACTTTAAGAGCTCAACCTGCTTTACCCCGACTGAAGAATACTTCCCGTCTTGTTGCCATACCATCCACCAGCGGAACAGGTTCCGAGGTAACACCTTACGCAGTAGTTACTGACCGTCGTAAGATTCCCCATCGGAAAATTGGTATGGGGTACCCTGAGCAGATTCCTGACGTGGCCATTCTTGACCCCACGATTCCAGCCACTATGCCACCGAAGATCACGGCAAACACAGGTTTTGATGCGTTTAGCCACGCTTTGGAGGCCTATACAACGAAGCTTGCAACTGACTATACAGATGCAGTTGCTCTGTACGCTATTTATCTCCTCTTTCGATACCTACTTCGCGCTTATAGAGACGGCGCTGATTTAGAAGCCAGGGCCAAGGTGCATAACGCATCTTGCTTAGCGGGCATTGCACTAGCCAACGCTGGGGCAGGCATCATGCACAGTCTAGGTCACATATTGAGTGCTCAATACGGGGTCCCCCACGGTGCTACGTTGAGTATTTTCATGCCAGTGTGCATGGAGTTTAACATTCCAGCTCTTTCCCATCGCTATGCTGACGTAGCTCGGATTTTGGGGATCGAGGGTGTAACCGAGCAAGAAAGTGTTCAAAAGCTGATTGATAAGGTTAGGGAGCTTCAAGTCGCTCTCAACTTGCCTCAGAGTATAGTTGCCGCCGGGGTGCCTCGAGAGCATTTCTTGAAGTTTCTTGAAACCTATGTGGAACATGCGTATGAAGATGGTGGAACTCATATGAATGGGCGGGAAGCTACGAAAGCTGATCTGAAAGATCTTTTCATTAGAGCATTAGGATAG
- a CDS encoding MFS transporter, translating into MKLFDTLTKISITINRGNNNSLIWVYLSGILSNIFSPVSGGVAFTGFVRKLGASDSIYGFLTALPAIAAIFMFIGAWALRCSGSRRKVFLRFFFPSRFLWVVVAFLAFEVSTLGASLTLIMLCALVFFASCLGSAGQVCYLSWVTDLIPTEIRGRFFASRVRSATIAGSITALAVGYYLDRHSGFSNFGLVFGVASLFGIADIACYLKVNEPVFREPAGIIKGISGILVPFGDQDFRQLLVFWSFTSFAFGIVAPFCPVYALEELRLKYSYVYFLLQIIPSVSSIVLLGLVGRWIDNFGSKRVINWLMKASISMPIFWVLSSRSNPFPVVAANLLGGAVGAGMDLAQMNLLMKTVPSDSHSSYFATYGVVVALANAVAFVVGGVIAEAVQPLIRGIIISSNGAPLTQYHVLFILSTLLRVISLTVFVPRLWEGDRATVSWSIG; encoded by the coding sequence ATGAAATTGTTCGATACCTTGACAAAAATCTCAATAACGATAAATAGGGGAAATAACAATAGCCTCATATGGGTCTATTTATCCGGCATTCTATCCAATATATTTAGTCCCGTGTCAGGCGGTGTGGCCTTTACCGGCTTTGTAAGGAAACTTGGAGCTAGCGATTCTATATATGGATTTCTAACGGCTTTACCTGCTATCGCTGCTATCTTCATGTTTATTGGGGCGTGGGCTCTTAGATGCTCGGGTAGCCGGAGAAAAGTCTTTCTTAGATTTTTCTTTCCAAGCAGGTTCTTATGGGTCGTCGTAGCTTTTCTGGCGTTCGAAGTTAGCACTTTAGGTGCATCCCTAACCCTTATTATGTTATGTGCACTGGTGTTTTTTGCATCATGCTTGGGGTCGGCAGGACAGGTCTGTTATCTTTCGTGGGTAACCGACTTGATCCCGACCGAGATTAGAGGGAGGTTTTTCGCCAGTCGAGTAAGATCTGCAACGATTGCAGGTAGTATAACCGCCTTAGCGGTAGGATACTACCTTGACAGGCACTCGGGTTTTTCAAATTTCGGATTGGTCTTTGGAGTAGCATCCTTATTTGGAATAGCAGATATAGCCTGTTATCTAAAAGTGAATGAGCCCGTATTTCGGGAGCCTGCTGGAATCATAAAAGGTATCTCGGGTATACTTGTTCCCTTTGGAGATCAGGATTTTCGTCAGCTATTAGTATTTTGGTCATTTACATCGTTCGCTTTTGGAATCGTGGCCCCGTTTTGCCCTGTGTATGCTCTCGAGGAATTAAGGCTCAAGTATTCATATGTCTATTTTCTTTTGCAGATCATTCCATCAGTAAGTTCTATAGTGCTTCTTGGGTTGGTAGGTCGTTGGATTGATAACTTCGGTAGCAAACGGGTGATCAATTGGTTGATGAAGGCTTCCATCAGTATGCCTATCTTCTGGGTGTTAAGTTCGAGGTCTAACCCGTTTCCCGTGGTAGCGGCAAATCTGCTTGGCGGGGCGGTCGGTGCGGGTATGGATTTGGCTCAAATGAATTTGCTGATGAAGACTGTCCCTAGCGACAGTCATAGTTCTTACTTTGCAACATACGGGGTGGTGGTCGCATTAGCTAATGCCGTGGCATTCGTGGTTGGAGGGGTTATTGCCGAGGCTGTTCAGCCCCTTATAAGGGGCATTATAATCTCAAGCAATGGTGCCCCTTTAACTCAGTATCATGTTCTATTCATTCTTTCGACTCTACTAAGGGTAATATCACTAACGGTTTTCGTTCCAAGACTTTGGGAGGGTGATAGGGCTACAGTTTCTTGGAGCATAGGGTAA
- a CDS encoding carbohydrate ABC transporter permease: MERTIITEKTRTNTGEGREPSIRRRSLAQEVCLQIVLALGGVAIVAPFLYMLSTSLKTQGQWVIAPMAWIPNPITVENYINAFRAVNVFLLAKNSLIIVVFSLVGQVLSCAAVAYPLARLRFPGRQFVFVLVIATLMLPPQVLLIPQYLIFNRLGWVDTFRPFIVPSYFGLNAFFVFLLRQFFRTIPRELDEAVLLDGGSYFTIFWRVVLPLAKPALVTVAIFHVAGTYNDFFGPLVYLHSWEKYTMTIGIVLLGALINPNLPAVPIQTAGAVLMIVPLVVFYFLVQEQFTRGIQLSGMLKG, encoded by the coding sequence ATGGAGAGGACAATAATTACAGAAAAAACAAGGACTAACACTGGCGAGGGGCGAGAGCCCTCAATACGAAGGAGAAGCCTAGCGCAGGAAGTGTGCCTGCAAATCGTACTCGCGCTTGGCGGTGTGGCTATAGTTGCTCCCTTTCTATATATGCTATCTACTTCATTGAAAACACAAGGACAGTGGGTTATTGCTCCTATGGCATGGATACCGAATCCCATAACCGTGGAGAACTATATCAACGCCTTCCGGGCTGTAAATGTCTTTCTGCTGGCCAAAAACAGCCTGATTATTGTTGTTTTCTCGTTAGTTGGACAAGTGCTGAGTTGTGCAGCAGTAGCCTACCCCTTGGCTCGCCTGCGATTTCCGGGTAGACAGTTTGTTTTTGTGCTAGTTATTGCCACGTTGATGCTTCCGCCACAGGTTCTGCTGATCCCACAATACTTAATCTTTAATAGGCTGGGCTGGGTTGATACTTTTCGTCCGTTTATCGTACCCAGTTATTTCGGCCTCAATGCGTTTTTTGTATTTCTCCTGAGGCAGTTTTTCCGCACCATTCCAAGAGAGCTAGATGAAGCTGTCCTCTTGGATGGTGGAAGCTACTTCACCATATTTTGGCGGGTTGTCTTGCCATTGGCTAAACCAGCTTTAGTCACAGTTGCCATCTTTCATGTAGCGGGAACGTATAACGACTTCTTCGGACCCTTGGTTTATTTGCACTCATGGGAAAAATACACGATGACAATAGGCATTGTTCTCCTTGGGGCGTTGATTAATCCTAATCTACCGGCCGTTCCGATTCAGACAGCAGGAGCCGTTCTTATGATAGTTCCCTTGGTTGTATTCTATTTTTTGGTACAAGAGCAGTTTACCAGGGGAATACAGCTCAGTGGTATGTTAAAGGGATGA
- a CDS encoding sugar ABC transporter permease has translation MKFPRAKGERRRKLTLKGAERRAALIFLLPYIIGFSAFILIPFTVSFILIFMEYDVFSPPRFIGMANLTRMVYDPNFWHTWRVTGIYAVIGIVYTQLLGLAVALILYNVKRVTRLWRAIYYLPAMLAGTAATMVQGAVWAKDGMVNAVLRRIGIQGPAWLQDAHWALPALILMGYWTIGNMVLIFLAGRSNVPRELYEVAQIDGAGAWQTFRKITLPMMTPVILFNLILGVIGALQSFTQVYILTQGGPAGATRLVVLYLYYQAFEYFRLGYASSLAWSLLAVTMILSLLLLMTSNRWVYYETGGKGW, from the coding sequence ATGAAGTTTCCTCGGGCGAAAGGGGAACGACGGCGAAAGCTTACATTAAAGGGAGCAGAGCGGAGAGCTGCTTTGATCTTTTTGCTGCCGTATATTATAGGGTTTTCTGCTTTTATTCTTATACCTTTTACAGTTTCGTTCATCCTTATTTTCATGGAGTACGACGTCTTCAGTCCGCCACGTTTTATAGGGATGGCCAATTTAACGCGTATGGTATATGACCCAAACTTTTGGCATACTTGGCGGGTGACGGGGATCTACGCGGTCATTGGGATAGTCTACACACAGCTCCTGGGCTTAGCTGTCGCATTGATCCTATATAACGTCAAAAGGGTAACTCGTTTATGGCGAGCAATTTATTATCTACCTGCTATGCTCGCTGGAACCGCTGCAACCATGGTACAGGGTGCGGTATGGGCAAAGGATGGAATGGTCAATGCAGTTCTTAGAAGAATCGGTATTCAGGGTCCGGCTTGGCTTCAAGACGCGCATTGGGCTTTACCTGCTTTGATTTTGATGGGATATTGGACAATAGGCAATATGGTGCTTATTTTCTTGGCGGGCCGATCCAATGTACCTCGGGAGTTATATGAGGTCGCTCAGATTGACGGGGCGGGTGCGTGGCAAACTTTTAGGAAAATAACTCTGCCCATGATGACTCCGGTTATTCTTTTTAATTTGATTTTGGGAGTTATTGGAGCTTTACAGTCTTTTACGCAAGTCTATATCTTGACCCAAGGCGGCCCGGCTGGGGCCACCCGACTCGTGGTCCTATACTTGTATTATCAAGCCTTTGAATACTTTCGGCTAGGTTATGCATCATCTCTGGCTTGGAGTCTGCTCGCAGTTACGATGATTTTGAGCCTTCTTCTTCTCATGACTTCAAACCGTTGGGTTTATTATGAGACCGGTGGGAAGGGTTGGTAG
- a CDS encoding extracellular solute-binding protein, whose product MKKLSILLSGLLVLLLLISGLAVVQAAPKVTITLWHCHGPWFNPIVTEVIKQYEATHPGVKVVSEYVPWDAAVQRILTAAAAGKLPDVMYANPQWVPPLIAKGVFREIDRSILSDDLDQNPPGFNEIFYDQQDRQMLVPMFGGGDMIYYRTDFAKEAGIDKFPTTWDGLIEWGKKTTKYDSSGRIIREGYRMRFPTPSGSDMHWVRMQFRQLLLAQGADITDKSGKRATFGGPEGLKALQFMHDLIWKYKISLPLSKQAVPPAGSQPLLQNTCAADFCGPWLPTVILPALQQDPSFKDKWNCSYLTPKPIGGRDVCVVGGDGWGVSRTCKYPKEAFEFVKVLVSKDTQIKFFLSGGHPVSRNDAMLSDTVRKFVAEKMTSAVNLLDLWQNDKIRRVSKPEMVHPNNREIDKALVDRFVPALEDPHADLKAVLKAAVEDVNRIISQ is encoded by the coding sequence ATGAAAAAGCTGTCAATACTTCTTAGTGGACTATTGGTTTTGCTGTTGCTGATATCCGGTCTCGCGGTTGTACAGGCGGCGCCCAAGGTGACCATAACCTTGTGGCACTGCCATGGGCCCTGGTTCAATCCCATAGTCACGGAGGTAATTAAGCAATATGAAGCCACGCATCCTGGTGTAAAAGTTGTTAGCGAATATGTTCCGTGGGACGCCGCAGTGCAGAGAATACTGACTGCTGCCGCAGCGGGAAAATTACCAGACGTGATGTACGCCAATCCGCAGTGGGTACCTCCTCTAATCGCGAAAGGCGTGTTTCGAGAGATCGACCGTAGTATCCTTAGCGACGATCTCGATCAGAATCCCCCCGGATTTAATGAGATATTCTATGACCAGCAGGATAGACAGATGCTTGTACCTATGTTCGGCGGGGGTGACATGATCTACTACCGAACCGATTTTGCCAAGGAGGCCGGTATAGACAAATTCCCCACTACCTGGGACGGATTGATCGAGTGGGGTAAGAAGACAACAAAGTATGATAGCAGTGGTAGGATCATCCGAGAAGGATACCGTATGCGGTTCCCGACCCCATCAGGATCGGACATGCATTGGGTACGGATGCAGTTTCGTCAGCTTCTCTTGGCTCAAGGTGCGGATATAACCGACAAGAGCGGGAAGCGTGCCACCTTTGGAGGACCGGAGGGGCTAAAGGCCTTACAGTTCATGCATGATCTGATTTGGAAGTACAAGATCAGCTTGCCTCTTTCCAAACAAGCTGTTCCGCCTGCAGGTTCACAGCCACTGCTTCAGAATACGTGTGCGGCGGATTTCTGCGGGCCATGGCTCCCGACGGTAATCCTTCCCGCTTTGCAGCAAGATCCGAGCTTCAAGGATAAATGGAATTGTTCTTATCTGACTCCGAAGCCGATTGGGGGTCGCGATGTGTGTGTAGTCGGCGGTGACGGTTGGGGTGTATCCAGGACCTGTAAATATCCTAAAGAGGCCTTCGAGTTTGTGAAGGTCTTGGTCAGCAAGGATACCCAGATCAAGTTCTTCCTCTCTGGTGGTCACCCGGTGAGCCGTAATGACGCTATGTTGTCTGACACCGTTCGGAAATTCGTTGCAGAGAAAATGACCTCCGCAGTTAACTTATTAGATCTGTGGCAGAATGATAAGATACGGCGAGTCTCCAAGCCAGAGATGGTTCATCCAAATAATCGAGAAATCGACAAGGCGCTCGTGGATCGCTTTGTCCCAGCTCTTGAGGACCCCCATGCAGATTTGAAGGCCGTCCTGAAAGCAGCCGTGGAGGATGTTAACAGGATTATCAGTCAGTAA